One window of the Zea mays cultivar B73 chromosome 3, Zm-B73-REFERENCE-NAM-5.0, whole genome shotgun sequence genome contains the following:
- the LOC100285200 gene encoding Auxin transporter-like protein 1 — translation MAREQLEESIVADGNGKEEEVGVMGIGAADGADDQHGGGKLSMKSLLWHGGSVWDAWFSCASNQVAQVLLTLPYSFSQLGMLSGVLLQIFYGFLGSWTAYLISVLYVEYRSRKEKEGVSFKNHVIQWFEVLDGLLGPYWKAAGLAFNCTFLLFGSVIQLIACASNIYYINDRLDKRTWTYIFGACCATTVFIPSFHNYRIWSFLGLGMTTYTAWYLAIAALLNGQAEGVAHSGPTKLVLYFTGATNILYTFGGHAVTVEIMHAMWKPAKFKYIYLLATLYVFTLTLPSSAAMYWAFGDELLTHSNAFSLLPKTRWRDAAVILMLIHQFITFGFACTPLYFVWEKVIGMHDAKSIFKRALARLPIVVPIWFLAIIFPFFGPINSAVGALLVSFTVYIIPALAHVLTYRTASARMNAAEKPPFFLPSWTGMFVLNMFIVVWVLVVGFGLGGWASMVNFVRQIDTFGLFAKCYQCPKPPVPAAAQSPAPLPHH, via the exons ATGGCGCGCGAGCAGCTGGAGGAGTCCATCGTGGCCGACGGCAACGGCAAGGAGGAAGAGGTCGGGGTCATGGGCATCGGCGCCGCGGACGGCGCCGACGACCAGCACGGCGGCGGCAAGCTCAGCATGAAGAGCCTGCTGTGGCACGGCGGCTCCGTCTGGGACGCGTGGTTCAGCTGCGCCTCCAACCAG GTGGCGCAGGTGCTCCTGACGCTGCCGTACTCCTTCTCCCAGCTGGGGATGCTGTCCGGCGTGCTGCTGCAGATCTTCTACGGCTTCCTTGGCAGCTGGACCGCGTACCTCATCAGCGTCCTCTACGTCGAGTACCGCTCCCGCAAGGAGAAGGAGGGCGTCAGCTTCAAGAACCACGTCATCCAG TGGTTCGAGGTGCTGGACGGGCTGCTGGGCCCCTACTGGAAGGCGGCGGGTCTGGCCTTCAACTGCACGTTCCTGCTGTTCGGCTCCGTCATCCAGCTGATCGCCTGCGCGAG CAACATCTACTACATCAACGACCGGCTGGACAAGCGGACATGGACGTACATCTTCGGCGCCTGCTGCGCCACCACGGTGTTCATCCCGTCCTTCCACAACTACCGGATCTGGTCCTTCCTGGGCCTCGGCATGACCACCTACACCGCGTGGTACCTCGCCATCGCCGCGCTCCTCAACGGCCAG GCCGAAGGCGTGGCGCACTCCGGCCCCACCAAGCTCGTGCTCTACTTCACCGGCGCCACCAACATCCTCTACACCTTCGGCGGCCACGCCGTCACAGT CGAGATCATGCACGCGATGTGGAAGCCCGCCAAGTTCAAATACATCTACCTGCTGGCGACGCTGTACGTGTTCACGCTGACGCTGCCGTCGTCGGCGGCCATGTACTGGGCGTTCGGCGACGAGCTGCTGACCCACTCGAACGCCTTCTCGCTGCTGCCCAAGACCCGGTGGCGCGACGCGGCGGTGATCCTGATGCTGATCCACCAGTTCATCACCTTCGGCTTCGCGTGCACGCCGCTCTACTTCGTGTGGGAGAAGGTGATCGGGATGCACGACGCCAAGAGCATCTTCAAGCGCGCGCTGGCGAGGCTGCCCATCGTCGTGCCCATCTGGTTCCTCGCCATCATCTTCCCCTTCTTCGGGCCCATCAACTCCGCCGTCGGCGCGCTGCTCGTCAGCTTCACCGTCTACATCATCCCGGCCCTGGCGCACGTCCTCACCTACCGCACGGCGTCCGCGCGCATG AACGCCGCGGAGAAGCCGCCCTTCTTCCTGCCGAGCTGGACGGGGATGTTCGTCCTCAACATGTTCATCGTGGTGTGGGTGCTGGTGGTCGGCTTCGGGCTGGGCGGCTGGGCCAGCATGGTCAACTTCGTGAGGCAGATCGACACGTTCGGGCTGTTCGCCAAGTGCTACCAGTGCCCGAAGCCGCCGGTCCCGGCGGCCGCGCAGTCACCGGCGCCGCTGCCGCACCACTAG
- the LOC100285978 gene encoding pleckstrin homology domain-containing protein 1: MAASLWRAVMGTGAASTNTTDSSGGGVEFWRAPERVGWLTKQGEYIKTWRRRWFVLKQGRLFWFKESTVTRASVPRGVIPVASCLTVKGAEDVLNRPYAFELSTPRETMYFIADTEKEKEEWINSIGRSIVQHSRSVTDAEVVDYDSRPGDK, encoded by the coding sequence ATGGCGGCGAGTTTGTGGCGGGCGGTGATGGGCACCGGCGCGGCGTCCACGAACACCACCGACTCCTCGGGCGGCGGCGTTGAGTTCTGGCGCGCCCCGGAGCGCGTgggttggctgaccaagcaaggcGAGTATATCAAGACATGGCGGCGGCGGTGGTTCGTGCTCAAGCAGGGGCGGCTCTTCTGGTTCAAGGAATCGACCGTCACGCGCGCTTCCGTGCCCCGCGGTGTCATCCCTGTCGCCTCCTGCCTCACCGTCAAGGGCGCCGAGGACGTCCTCAACCGACCCTACGCCTTCGAGCTCTCCACGCCGCGCGAGACCATGTACTTCATTGCTGACACCGAGAAGGAGAAGGAGGAGTGGATCAACTCCATCGGGCGCTCCATCGTCCAGCACTCCCGCTCCGTCACCGACGCCGAGGTCGTCGACTACGACAGCCGCCCTGGCGACAAATGA